In the Planctomycetia bacterium genome, ACGACGGTGAATTAGAGCCGAATCTTGAGAATCGCAAGCAAATCACTCGCCTGATTCGCGAGTGGAACGCTGACATCGTCTTAGGGCCGCGACCGAACGACTACCATCCCGATCATCGCTACACCGGCGTCCTCGTGCAGGACTCGGCTTATATGGTGATGGTGCCTTTCATTTGTCCGGATACGCCGCCGATGAAAAAGAACCCGGCGTTCTTGTTCTATTCGGATCGATTCCAAAAGCCCACGCCGTTCGAAGCCGACGTCACGGTGAGTATCGACGACGTTCTCAATCAAAAGCTCGACGCCTTGGATGTCATCGTCTCGCAGTTCTACGAGGGCGGGGCGCTCGGCTCGGCGGAACTCTTGCCTGCCACCGACGAAGGCCAGGCAGCCCGGCGACGTGAAGTACGCGCCGCGCATGCCAAGCGTTTTGATGCGGAGCCTTTTCGAGCGGCGCTAACAAAATGGTACGGCGCCGACGGCGCGAAACGTGTCGGCCATGTCGAGGCCTTCGAAGTCTGCGAATACGGTCGTCAGCCGTCGGACGACGAATTGAAAAACCTCTTCCTCATCGATGCCGAATGAGCCAGCATATGCGACGCTTGAAAATGTCACTTACTGGCCTGACAACTTTGCTCGGGCTAATCAATGATCGGTGCGCTGCTGAGATGCCGCGTTTCGAGGTCCATCCCATCGCGGCGTGGGGCAACGAGTTGGGGCAGACTTCGCTCGCGGACGTCGATCGCGACGGCGATCTCGACTGGATCGTCGGTCAGCACGGCGAAATGCGGTGGTATGAGTTTCGGAATCCCAAGGAGTGGATTGCGCATGAAATCGGCGCAGGGGCGAAGACGGACGTCGGAGGAACGGCCTTTGACGTCGATGGCGACGGCTGGGTCGACCAAGTCGCTGGCACGGCCTGGTATCGCAATCCCGGCAACCCGCGCGACGCGCGTTTTGAGTTTTTCCAGAACGGCGCCATCAGTTGCCACGACAACGTCGCGGCCGACCTCAATGGCGATGGGCGGCTCGACGTCGTGGCGTTGAGCAACGATGCCGCGCATCCGATCCTGGCCTGGTACGAGATTCCGGCAAATCCGCGAGATCGCTGGCAACAACGACTGATTGGCGACGGTATCCACGGCGGCGTCGATCCGCGGGGCGTCAGCGACCTCGATGGCGACGGAGATCAAGACGTCGTGCGCGGCAATGCCTGGTTCGAAAATCACGATGGCCGCGGCAAAAGCTGGCATGAACACGCGGCATTCGAGCTCCCCGGAGGAGGTCGGACCGGGCCGTTTGGACTCTGCCTCAAGACCTGGGTCATCGATCTCGACGGTGATCAGGATCTCGATGTCGTCGAATCCGAAGCCGATTTCGAGGATTGCCGCGTCTTCTGGTTCGAGAATGAAGGTCGGGCAAAATCATGGACGTACCACCCAGTCACCGCCGAGCACACCGGGCAAGATTTTCACGCGTTGGCGGTAGCGGATTTTGATGGCGACGGAGATGCGGATATCTCCAGTGGCAGCGGTCCACTGACCAAGGCCGCGCAGCAGCGCGCCTTCATTTGGGAAAACCGTAACGGCCATGGCGGGGCGTGGACCGAACACGTGATCTGCGAGGGGATTCCCAGCCACGAGACCAAGGCGGCCGACGTCGATCAAGACGGCGACGTTGACCTCTGCACGAAACCGTGGCAGGGAAATCAGCACTACTTTCTACGCAACCGACTCCGCGATCCCCCGCCGGCCAAAGATCAATAGTGGGCTCCGCTTAGTTGCAGGTGTTGTCTCGCGGCGTCGACGATCTGCGATCATCAACGGTCGCCTTCGCTTGCACGTCGTTGCCGTCGAAAGTCACTTCGCCCGGCTGTCAGCCGGCATCTTCCTCGATCAGGATGCCGACTGCTTGGGTCTGTTCATCCATCGGTCGCGTGTTGCGGCCGATGTTGTTGCGAAACATCAGCCCGCGCGTGGAACCACGCACGCGAATCCCCACCGCTTTCTCGGGCAACATTGTCCTCAATGCAATTGTTCTCCAACCGATTGTGGTGCGCGGCCATGCCGGCCGTTTTCATTCCGGCACAGTGCGCCATCCTCGCCATTAAGCCGGACGAGATTGTCGCGCAATAGTGTGTAGCTGTCTCGATGTCCAATGGAGATCCCGAAACGCCCCTTGTCTTCCAACACGTTCTTTTCGAACAGCCCATGCCGTACGGGCTAGCAAAGGAACAAACCGTCCTCGCCATTTCCGCGAGCCACGCATTCGCGCATGACCTCTCGTTGCGACCTGCGTCCCGAGTGCAGCCCCGGTCCGGCGCTATCTCCCGACACGCAGCGCTCGACGCGCATGTCGTTCGACTTTTGAAAACTGATGCCGTCGCCGTGATACTGGCGGACCACACAATTCTCGATGACCGCGGCGTGACACTGATAAAGAAACACGGCTGCGCCAACTGGATTCGAGAACCGAGTGAGTAGCGACTCGATTCGACGGTTGATCGTGTTTGAAATCCGTCCAAGCAGGATTCAGGTAAGGACTGACATCGCGGCTTTTTGTCCGTGTCATCGCGGCGAAGTTGGATTCAACCGGCATACGCAACCCGGAACGCATAACGAAATACGTTTGGCCTTTTTGGTCTGATTTGATCCGCCGCACCGACCTAGTTGTCCGGACGAGTTCGTTGGACAACGATGCGCCCGCCATCATCCGGACCCAGGACGATCCCGTAACGCCGCGCCTTAGAGCAAGCATCCTTCGCACGAGTTGGTCGGACTTGGCTCAGCAGCGTAGCGATCAGCACCTTCATCTCGTACAGCGCAAACGGCATCCCAAGGCAAATCCGGTTGCCTCCGCCGAAGGGAAACCACTCGTGCGGCCCATACTTGCGTTCCAGAAAACGCTCCGGTCGGAACTCGCCCGCGGCCGGATAGAGATCCTCGCGTTGGTGTACCAAATACGAGCAGGGACACAGTACCACGCCGGCTGGATACTCGCGGCCGGCGATCGAAATTGGCTGCATGGTCTTGCGCACGACAAACGGCACCACAGGACGGAGCCGTAGACTCTCGCGGACGCTGCCATCGAGGTATTCCAGTGCCGGCAAATGCTCGGCCGCGGGCGGTCCGCCACCAGTCACGCGAATAAGTTCATCGGACAGTCGGTCAACCACGTCTGGGTGCTGCGCGATTTCCGCAAGCGCCCAGGAAAGTGCCAGGGCCGTCGTTTCATGTCCGGCGATGAGGATGGTAATGAGGGCGTCTCGCACTTCGCGATCCACGAGCGGCGTTCCGTCCTCGTATTTTGCGTCAAGGAGATCGTCCAGTACGTTTTGGCCCGTCACATTACGGTCGCCGCGCCGCCTTGCCGAGATCAGCGCAAAGATATCGTCGTCCAGATCGCTCAATTGACGGAACAGTGGCACCCAACGCGACCCCGCTAAGCGTTCGATCGGCACAATCGTCATGAGCACCAGCGCATACCGCTGCCTGCCGTTGGACAAGAACGCCTCTATTTTTCGCTCGAAGCGATCCAACTCGGAGCCGGGCAGCAGTCCCAATCCAGTCCGAAGAATGACCCGCAACGTGACTCGGCGCATCGCCGGAAGTGTGGGAAATGGCGTCCCAGTCGCCCAGGAGCGCACGGCTTCGAGCGTCTCCAGCCGCATTGCGTCAAAAAAGACTCTCATCCGTTCGCCCTTTAGCGGCGGAACCAAGATCCGACGCTGCCGCAGATGTGGCGCCCCGTCCAGTACCAAGACCGAGCTGCGGCCGACGGTAGCAGTAAAGAGAGTGTTCGCCTCGCCGGAGTGGAGGATGTCCGGATCAGCCTGGAAGATCTCGCGTACGGCTTGCGGGTCGGACAGCATCACGAACTGGCCGTGCCCGGCAATGTGGAGTGTAAACGCATCTCCGTAATGCCGATGGCACTCGTCAAGCAGTCCGAGGGGATCTCCGGCGAAGCGAAATAGCTGCCGCCAGGCAGAGGACGATGGACCTGTAGGCAGAGCGGAAACGGAGGGAGGCATCGCCATCGACATTACAATGACTCTAAGCCAAACTCAACTAGCTCGCGACGGACAGCGATGGGTTTAACAGTATCGTGCGGCAATTCGTTCACGGCAGCAGCTCTCCCTCGGTCGCGGAGCCAGCGGAAACTCCGAATCCAGAAGCTGCTTCGGACGGCTCTGGGATTGGACGCGCGTCTGTGCCGTTGTCCTTGCAGCGGCTGTGGTACACGGCCCGGACGACTGTTCCGTGACACGAATTGCGACTCCTACGTCCATCCTCGCGAATCGGAACGACACCGTCACTCGTTCCAAGATCGTCGACCGCTCTGCATGCACCTCGGCGAACAACTCGAGGACCTGCGCCCAGGGATGAGGTCCGAACATGATCTGATGAACAATGGCCGACTAACGGACGCGCAGGTCGATTTAGCGCTCCATTCTTGGCCTCGCTACAAAGCGCTTCTTGTTTGTAGTTTGGTAATCCCGATCCAGGAGGGCGAACAGTTCGTCGTTCGCCGCAATGGTCGGAGCACGACTGGACGCGCCGAACAGGGCATCAATCGCGGCTGCCGTCGGCCGAATCGGCGACGCTGACACGCCTCGACGCACCGTCGCAGGGGCGGACTGGGAACCCATGTTGTTCCGCACGGCGTTCAGGTCCTCAATGTCGACATCACCGTCGAAAGGAAAAGTGTCACCTACGCCGACGCCGCCGAAGTTGTTTCGCACGTCATTCAAGTCGTCCAAGTTCACGCTGCCGTCGAGGTTGGTGTCGCCCGGCGCGATATTGAGTTGCCGCACGTCGAGGACGTATTCTCCGCGACCGGCGACCGCGGCGAGCCGCACGTAGAACACGCCGCCCGCGACGCTGCCGAATCGCAGCATGGCGTTGCGTCCATCGTGGCCATTGTTGTCGCCCGAGGCTACAAGCTGTCCATTGGCGTTGTATAACTCCAAAAGAGGGTCCAGCGCGTTGACGAACTCTCCGGCACCGTCGCCGGGCGTTCGCGTGGCAAGGTCGAGCACTTTGCCGGGCAGCAGTTCCACGCGGAACCAGTCTTCGTCCATCGACGCAGAGGCGTCGCCTCCCAACGCGCCGACAGCATAGGGCACGGCGATCATGCGTTGAAAAACACCCTCGCGTGAGTAGACGTCGATCCGCGGCAAGCCGCTGACGATGCCCAAATAGATTTCGTTCTCGACGATCGCCACACCCCCGTAGCCACCAGCGTTAGTCAAAAAGGTGTGCGTCACGGCGCCGGTAGCTGGGTCGATCTCGACGATCGCACTGCCAAAGGCAACTGTCGCCACCAAGCGGTCAGGGTCCGAGGCGCCCGCCAAGCCGCCGGAGTAGCCAAGACCAGGAAGCGAGATCGTCTTAGTCAATTGATCGCTCGTCGGATCGAACTCATAGAAGGTGCTGGTAGCGTAGTCCGCGAGATAGATTTTGCCTCCCAACGCCGCCAGTCCGTCGAAACTGCCGCCAGTCACAGAATCGACGTCAATGATCGCGCCCGTATCCGGGTCCAGCTCATAGAGCCGCGCAGTGCCAAAACCGTTTAGATAGAACAGACTCATGCCGTTGAAGGCCAGTCCGTCGGGTCCTTGAGCGGCACCATCGGGGACGGCGAATTGGCGGATCTCGGTCCCGGTCAATGGATCCAGTTCGACGATCAAGTTGCGGCCGTCCAGCGCCGCGGCAAACAGTCGCGTTGAGGCCGTCGCGGCGACGCCTCCAATCACCGTCCCAGATGTCGGCAAAGTCTGCGCCTCTGCGAGGCCATTGTTGGCGCCAAGATCGAGTCCGGCGTCCTTGAGCAGCGTGAGTGTGTATTCCTCGCCGCTCAATCCATGGACGACGATGTAGTAAACGCCCGCCTGGGGTGCCACGAATTCCGGAATCGTGGTGCCAAAGGTGTCGGACTCCAGCGTTGAAGTGACAAGCAACTGGCCCAGGTCGTTCTCGATCGAAAGCTCGGATTCGACTCCCCGCAGCGCCTTGACGGCCATGGCGAGCGACTCGCCAGAAGCCAGATCCACTCGGTAGTAGTCGCTGGTGGCGATCGGCGTGGGGGGCGCCTGCGTGGTTTGCAGGTAGACGTTGGCCGTGTAGCTGCCGCTGTTGTAGGCGCCGACGTCCAGGTAGTACCAACCGCTGGCGAGGATACGCATGCCGTATGCGAAAGAAAGACCAAATCCAGCACCGGCAAAACCGTCATCGAGCGCGCGTTGCGCGCCAGCTTCATTCCGCCAAACGAAGGTCGTATCGGTGCTCTGTCCGCCGTCGACAATCGTGGTGACGAGGTCGCCCGCTTGGAAATTGTAGGCGAACAGATCGCGGTCGTTCGGGATTGTGGCGCCGGCCGTCGCTGACTTGTATTGCACTTCGCGCCAAGCCTGAGACGCGACGTTGGCCGCCGTAATCACGTTGTTCGGCTCGACTTCGGCGGTGAACTGGCCGTCCGTGCGCGGATTGCCCCCGTTGTTTTCGAGCCATACAGTAAGTTCATAGCTGCCAAAGTTGACGCCGTCACTGGGCACGCGGACGTAATAAGCCGTGGAGCGGCCCGCTCCCGAGACGGTGTGGCGGTAGATCAATGCGTCCCCTCCGGAACCGCTGAACGAGTAGTCGGTGGCGACCAAGAGGGGGGCGGCGGCCGAGCCGGCGTATAACTCCAGTTGTGCAGCGCTCAAAGTGCCGCGGCCGGAACCGAGGCCGGCAATACTGACCGTCAGCACGTCGCCATTCGACATCCCTCCGATGTCGAACCAATCAGCGCCGGACCGAACGGACAAATTTCCCAAGATACTGAGTTGGTAGAGGTTTTTGGCATCAACAAAATTGGCAGTGGCGAGGTTCGCCGCGACCTGCGTGTTGTTCGGTTCCACCTCCGTCGGCAGGTAGCCCTCGGGACGATTGTACCGACCTACTACGTTGGCCAGCGACTCACCGCCAATGTCCACGAAGGCACCATTTAAATCCTGGGCCGTCGCCCGGGTATCGTTGAGATTGCCGCCGTGTTGCTCCAGTTCTACGTCAGCGTTCAAGACCGCCGTGATGGCATAATTGCCCGTGCTGGTCGAAGCATCGTTGATCACGATGCGGTACACCCCGGCGGAGCCGATCGGCGCGACACGGAGGACGGCTTCACCGCCCGCAGCCGGCGCCGTGGCCGTTGCGATTACAGCGCCCGATGGATGCACCAACGCGATGGCCGTCGTGAGCCCGTCACCTTGTCCCAAAACAGTCAGCGACTGACGCGCATCGAGCGCGATCTCGAAGGCGTCGAAATCGTTCGCGAAGCCGAGCACGCCCGCGGTTTTTCCTCGATAAACTTGACTGCCAAGCGGGCCGACGGCTTGCAGGGGTACGGCCAACGCGCCGACGCCGGTGTCGGTCGCGAAGTTGACGACAAAGTCGCCTCCTTCAGTACCGTTGCCGGACACACCCGGGGGCGATGGGAACGCGCCCGACTCGCCGTCGATGTTGATTCCGACTAGATCTTCAAACGCCCCGTCTCGTGAAAAGAGCGTGATTCGATACGAATCCTCAGCGAGCGCGGCGTAGGTGACGCTCAGCACCATGCCGGTCGCGTCCCACGACATCTCCTGCGGGGCCACAATTCGCTGAGCACCGAGCGCGAACAGTTCCAAATCGTCCGCCGTCAACTGATCGACGCGCATCGGTTCAGCGAACGTGATGGCGAGCGTCGCATCGCCGGAAGGGAGAGCATCGCCGGGCGCAACGGAGGAGCCGACGATTCGCGGCGCCGTCGCATCCAGGACGAACTGGCTGGAAAACGCGGAGAGTGGCGTGCCCTGCAAATCCTCCAATGCGCCCTGGACAAGCGTGATCTGATGGACGCCTTCCGTGAACCCAGCGGGAATCGTGAAACGAACGGCGGCGCCATGTACGATGGTAACGTTGGTGGCTGGCACGCCGTCCACTTCGAGATCGCCGGAGTTGACTGAGCCCAGCAGGAAGCCCTCGCTAAACCTGACTTCGACCGACGCGGGGGCGAATCGCAACCGCGCGCCATCGCCGGGCGTGACCGAGCTGACGGCGAACGGGGCGGGGATCTGCGACGGATTGCCGATCTTCAGCAGGTAATCCCCTTGAGAGTACGAGCTACGCGGCGAGGACGAGACCTCCACGTAGTACGTGTTGATGCCGCGGGGAATCGTGAACCCGATGCGGGCGTTGCGGCCGTCAGCGGCGGAATCATCGTCTGCGACGACAACATTGCCGGCAGCGTTGAGCAGTCGCAACTGCGGATTGAGCGCGTTTGGGGGGCTCCCAGCGGCGTCGCCCGGCGTGACCGTCTCCAGGACGAGCGTTCCCAATTCGACGACAGTCACGGTGTACAAATCCACGTCGTCACCCAGCTCGTAGGTCAGATTGTCGAGCAGGAATCGCGAGCCGGACACTTCGTTGAAGTCCAGCACGGCGCGGGACACGGGAGCGCCCTGGTAGGCGAATAGCGCCTCGGCATAGAAGAATCCCTCGTCACGCAATTCCACCGGAACCGTGGCGATCAGCGATCCTTGCACGTCGAACAGGTCCACCACGACTCCATCAGCGACGACTCCCAGCGTGTTCAGCAAGACGGCGAAATCCAGCCGCGTCGTCGGCGTAGCGAAATCAAGCGTCAACACGCCGGCGGAAGTCCCTTCGATGCCAATCCCATCGGAGAACTTCGTCGCGCCCGGCCCAACTGCGTTGAAGTGGGCATCCAATGAATCGTTGCCGCCGACTTTGAAGTCGAACGTGACTTGATTGAATACCAGTCCGTCAACCGGTTGAAACGGCAACTCGTTGAAGGCAATCCGCTCTGCATTATTCGGGGCGATGCGACCGAACAAACGCTGCGCGCCCGCAACGGCCCGCGACTCGACATCCTGGGCCTCGGCCGTCGCGTCATTCAGTTCCTGTTCGATCGAGACGTCACGTGTAACCAGCAGTCGGTAGGCCGGTCCACGGCTGGCATTAAGCACGGCGTAATACGTCCCGGCGGCTGGCGCGCGGAAATCGCTGATCGATTGAACGACGCCCACGCTCCCTGGCACTCCCTGGGCCAGCGCATTGCCCAGCGCGTCGCGCAGCTCCAGTTGAACAAAATCTTGACCCAATGAGTCAACGGCGAGTGAGAGCGATTGGCTGGCCGCCAAGGCGATCGAGTAGTAGTCGGGCGCCGCGACAACGGCCGCCGGCGGTGACGTCGAAGACAGGTAGAGTGTCAGATCGTATTCGCCGAGTCCCCCCGCCGTCCCGACGTGAAGATAATAGCTCGAATTGACAGCTGCCCGAAACACGTAAGTACCCACGCGACCGCCGCCGTCCTCGTTGTAGTCCACCGCCTGGGCGGGTCCGCGCGACAAGTACAATTCCATGAAGGGCAACCAACCGGAGGTGGGATCGACCTGTACGGTGAGCAGATCGCCGGCGTTCAAGTTCAGGCGATAAAAGTCGAGATCGCCGAAATCCGACACGGCTCCGCGGGTCGACGATTGACGAACGACCTCGCGCCAACTACTCGAAATGTCGTCAGCCGCCGGGAACGACTCGTTGGGCTCGCTCTCAAAGACGTCCGTCCCGCCGGGGAGTGGCGGTTTCCCGACGGCCTCAACAAGCAAGCTCAGGTCGTAGGTGCCGACGGAGCCAAAGTCGTCGGCCAGCACATAGTAGTCGCCTGTCGTCGGAATCGTGAAGCGGTCGATGAGGCCCTCAGCGCCCGGACCACTGAAATTGTCGCCCACCACGAAGTTGATGGACCCGTTCGCAAGCAGGTACAGATTCACGCCGACGTTAAACGTCGTGCCTCGCGCGGACTCGGCCCCGGCGGCCGCGATGGTGACGACATCTCCTGCCTGGAATTCGCCTAGCCGATACCAGTCCACATCGAGAGAAGAATGCTGAGCGGCTTCGATCTCGAGTTGATAAAACCTTCGTGACGGCGACGTCCAGTTTTCATTGAGCTCCGTTGCACTGGGGTTACTGGAGTTTGGTTCGACTTCGAACGGTGCTTTACCCGCTGACGCGGCGCGGCCGAGGACCAAGGCACGCTCGGCCGTGCCATCCGGGCTGGTGAACGCCGCTTCCAACGATTGCGCGGTCGAGGCCGTGTCGTTCGCCGCGCCGCCGAATTCCTCGACCTCATGCGCGACGTTCACCAGCGGTTGCAACGAGTAAACACCCGTCTGGTCAGTCGGCGCGCCGACCTCGAACGTATAGACGCCCGCTACGGCTAGTTTCACCGCTGGCAGCAGCAGCTGATCCGAACCGACGCCGCCACCCGATAGGACGACGCTTCCCTGCGGATCGCGGACGACGACAC is a window encoding:
- a CDS encoding PIG-L family deacetylase yields the protein MWHRSSFFLGLALGVCGVVAAVQLLPKTGIHWNVRTAKANALENTLAVQASGANGETRIAQQLTRPAVPPEDGKLRIICFGAHPDDCELKAGGVAARWAAAGHHVKFVSVTNGDIGHWRDAGGPLATRRAAEVAEAARILRISTEVLDIHDGELEPNLENRKQITRLIREWNADIVLGPRPNDYHPDHRYTGVLVQDSAYMVMVPFICPDTPPMKKNPAFLFYSDRFQKPTPFEADVTVSIDDVLNQKLDALDVIVSQFYEGGALGSAELLPATDEGQAARRREVRAAHAKRFDAEPFRAALTKWYGADGAKRVGHVEAFEVCEYGRQPSDDELKNLFLIDAE
- a CDS encoding VCBS repeat-containing protein; amino-acid sequence: MRRLKMSLTGLTTLLGLINDRCAAEMPRFEVHPIAAWGNELGQTSLADVDRDGDLDWIVGQHGEMRWYEFRNPKEWIAHEIGAGAKTDVGGTAFDVDGDGWVDQVAGTAWYRNPGNPRDARFEFFQNGAISCHDNVAADLNGDGRLDVVALSNDAAHPILAWYEIPANPRDRWQQRLIGDGIHGGVDPRGVSDLDGDGDQDVVRGNAWFENHDGRGKSWHEHAAFELPGGGRTGPFGLCLKTWVIDLDGDQDLDVVESEADFEDCRVFWFENEGRAKSWTYHPVTAEHTGQDFHALAVADFDGDGDADISSGSGPLTKAAQQRAFIWENRNGHGGAWTEHVICEGIPSHETKAADVDQDGDVDLCTKPWQGNQHYFLRNRLRDPPPAKDQ
- a CDS encoding right-handed parallel beta-helix repeat-containing protein → MLLGRISNTINRRIESLLTRFSNPVGAAVFLYQCHAAVIENCVVRQYHGDGISFQKSNDMRVERCVSGDSAGPGLHSGRRSQREVMRECVARGNGEDGLFLC
- a CDS encoding cytochrome P450; protein product: MSMAMPPSVSALPTGPSSSAWRQLFRFAGDPLGLLDECHRHYGDAFTLHIAGHGQFVMLSDPQAVREIFQADPDILHSGEANTLFTATVGRSSVLVLDGAPHLRQRRILVPPLKGERMRVFFDAMRLETLEAVRSWATGTPFPTLPAMRRVTLRVILRTGLGLLPGSELDRFERKIEAFLSNGRQRYALVLMTIVPIERLAGSRWVPLFRQLSDLDDDIFALISARRRGDRNVTGQNVLDDLLDAKYEDGTPLVDREVRDALITILIAGHETTALALSWALAEIAQHPDVVDRLSDELIRVTGGGPPAAEHLPALEYLDGSVRESLRLRPVVPFVVRKTMQPISIAGREYPAGVVLCPCSYLVHQREDLYPAAGEFRPERFLERKYGPHEWFPFGGGNRICLGMPFALYEMKVLIATLLSQVRPTRAKDACSKARRYGIVLGPDDGGRIVVQRTRPDN
- a CDS encoding M36 family metallopeptidase, whose product is MLETLEARQLLSVSPPNAGAGWNEVAPQHERDLPFFVPPQLHLRKLDGDLLTGPTAGDPLQIAKAYLRANAPTLGLSQSDIDTAVVTDEYSDALSGVTHIYFAQTLDGLRVANATLNINVTADGRVVNVGSSFVVGLNNAATSLRAAPVLNAQQAVAAAGAALDLHGEISAADAAGPVPFTSEPVFTAFGYSRDPIAPRQIFVPNADGGVRLGWNMQLRTPDGQHWYDAAVDANSGELLLAADWASRASYHVFPRPSESPSEQGRVTVQDPPDPVASPFGWHDTNGADGAEFTDTRGNNVSAQEDSDANDAGGFRPNGGASLLFDFPFDTAQEPASYRDAAITNLFYWNNILHDVHYRYGFDAAAGNFQVNNYGEGGLGEDPVQADAQDGSGLNNANMFTPPDGQSPRMQQFLFSLTSPMRDSSLANEIIVHEYGHGVSNRLTGGPANSNALNSLQSGGMGEGWSDWWALMFTQDPGDTKLAAYPQGNYVLGQPDNGGGIRRFPYSVDMAINPLTLAVYNQSPEVHNAGEIWSSALWDMNWLLIDKYGYEPNIALGYQSEGSCGNLLALQLVMDGLKLQPANPTFTQSRDAILLADEVLTGGTNAKEIWTAFARRGFGLSADVDDGNGANSPFVVEAFDTPVFDLHVTSTVPGEDQVLATRPTVFEVNFSQEFNSATANANDFLVNGIPSNVVNVVDANSLVFTFVSSPVTAQGHQAMTMEAGALQRASDGADSLEFERGFFYDTLRLQVASTSPANGSSVVLPFTSLDVHFNEAIDAVSLGMTDLQLNQGVVDSLELLDADSVRFHLSGLNREGTLQLTIAAGALSDAFGNPSELYSSSMELDFGVVPFVGAFTALSPHGSLAFSAAAQGIIGVNGDTDSFTLELETGQLLSVQATSTVGWQPRVVVRDPQGSVVLSGGGVGSDQLLLPAVKLAVAGVYTFEVGAPTDQTGVYSLQPLVNVAHEVEEFGGAANDTASTAQSLEAAFTSPDGTAERALVLGRAASAGKAPFEVEPNSSNPSATELNENWTSPSRRFYQLEIEAAQHSSLDVDWYRLGEFQAGDVVTIAAAGAESARGTTFNVGVNLYLLANGSINFVVGDNFSGPGAEGLIDRFTIPTTGDYYVLADDFGSVGTYDLSLLVEAVGKPPLPGGTDVFESEPNESFPAADDISSSWREVVRQSSTRGAVSDFGDLDFYRLNLNAGDLLTVQVDPTSGWLPFMELYLSRGPAQAVDYNEDGGGRVGTYVFRAAVNSSYYLHVGTAGGLGEYDLTLYLSSTSPPAAVVAAPDYYSIALAASQSLSLAVDSLGQDFVQLELRDALGNALAQGVPGSVGVVQSISDFRAPAAGTYYAVLNASRGPAYRLLVTRDVSIEQELNDATAEAQDVESRAVAGAQRLFGRIAPNNAERIAFNELPFQPVDGLVFNQVTFDFKVGGNDSLDAHFNAVGPGATKFSDGIGIEGTSAGVLTLDFATPTTRLDFAVLLNTLGVVADGVVVDLFDVQGSLIATVPVELRDEGFFYAEALFAYQGAPVSRAVLDFNEVSGSRFLLDNLTYELGDDVDLYTVTVVELGTLVLETVTPGDAAGSPPNALNPQLRLLNAAGNVVVADDDSAADGRNARIGFTIPRGINTYYVEVSSSPRSSYSQGDYLLKIGNPSQIPAPFAVSSVTPGDGARLRFAPASVEVRFSEGFLLGSVNSGDLEVDGVPATNVTIVHGAAVRFTIPAGFTEGVHQITLVQGALEDLQGTPLSAFSSQFVLDATAPRIVGSSVAPGDALPSGDATLAITFAEPMRVDQLTADDLELFALGAQRIVAPQEMSWDATGMVLSVTYAALAEDSYRITLFSRDGAFEDLVGINIDGESGAFPSPPGVSGNGTEGGDFVVNFATDTGVGALAVPLQAVGPLGSQVYRGKTAGVLGFANDFDAFEIALDARQSLTVLGQGDGLTTAIALVHPSGAVIATATAPAAGGEAVLRVAPIGSAGVYRIVINDASTSTGNYAITAVLNADVELEQHGGNLNDTRATAQDLNGAFVDIGGESLANVVGRYNRPEGYLPTEVEPNNTQVAANLATANFVDAKNLYQLSILGNLSVRSGADWFDIGGMSNGDVLTVSIAGLGSGRGTLSAAQLELYAGSAAAPLLVATDYSFSGSGGDALIYRHTVSGAGRSTAYYVRVPSDGVNFGSYELTVWLENNGGNPRTDGQFTAEVEPNNVITAANVASQAWREVQYKSATAGATIPNDRDLFAYNFQAGDLVTTIVDGGQSTDTTFVWRNEAGAQRALDDGFAGAGFGLSFAYGMRILASGWYYLDVGAYNSGSYTANVYLQTTQAPPTPIATSDYYRVDLASGESLAMAVKALRGVESELSIENDLGQLLVTSTLESDTFGTTIPEFVAPQAGVYYIVVHGLSGEEYTLTLLKDAGLDLGANNGLAEAQTLPTSGTVIGGVAATASTRLFAAALDGRNLIVELDPLTGTEIRQFAVPDGAAQGPDGLAFNGMSLFYLNGFGTARLYELDPDTGAIIDVDSVTGGSFDGLAALGGKIYLADYATSTFYEFDPTSDQLTKTISLPGLGYSGGLAGASDPDRLVATVAFGSAIVEIDPATGAVTHTFLTNAGGYGGVAIVENEIYLGIVSGLPRIDVYSREGVFQRMIAVPYAVGALGGDASASMDEDWFRVELLPGKVLDLATRTPGDGAGEFVNALDPLLELYNANGQLVASGDNNGHDGRNAMLRFGSVAGGVFYVRLAAVAGRGEYVLDVRQLNIAPGDTNLDGSVNLDDLNDVRNNFGGVGVGDTFPFDGDVDIEDLNAVRNNMGSQSAPATVRRGVSASPIRPTAAAIDALFGASSRAPTIAANDELFALLDRDYQTTNKKRFVARPRMER